The window GCCCCTACTGCAAGATCACGGCTAGCCGCCGGCTCCGACACAGCGGCGTCACCCGTCGCATCAACAGCCCTTCCCCGGGCCGCCCCAACAGCCAAGACCTGGCCGGTTCAGGCGACGTGCGTATGGCCGGTGGGGTGAGCGCATCGACCCGGCCGATCGCGACGCTGACAGCGTGACCCGACACCGAAGATTCTCCGCTGTTGCGGGAATTCACCGTCCGGTGGGCGACCACGTTGCTGTCCGAAACAGCCACGGCAGCGGACGGGTGATCGCGTCGCCTACCGCGTCGTGCAGGTGCAGCGTCGGCGCGGCCGTCGTCGCTTCGTCTGTCAGTTGCCTGGCGAAGCGAATCTCGGTGTCAGCGACGTTGTCGATGGAACGCGCCCAGGTCAGCAGGGCCAGCCCGTCGGTGTCGATGGCCACGGCCTGGAAGTCCAGGAGCTCACGGTCCTGCGCGCAGGCTGCGCCTTGTGTGCAGATGGGTCCGGTCTTGACCGGTGTCGGGTCCACCGTCACCAGCGGCGAGAACGTTTGACCACCGTCGAGGCTCTCCAGGTAGCGCTCGAACCACACCGCGTCGTCAGGCGCCGCATCGGGCAGCGTCGCTTGGTCGGTGTGGTACAGCGACACGCCGACCTTGCCCCCACCGTTGGCGTCCACCCACGGGAACAAGGGCGTGCCGGCGTCGACCACCACCTGAGGATCGGACCAGCTTCTCCCCCAGTCGGCGGAGCCGCTGAACTGCACCCGGGTGCGCTGGCCTTCCACAACTTCCTGCCAGACCGCCACCAGCTGGCCCGGACCTGCGTTGGCCACCACCGGGAACGCCCGGGTCGTGTCGATGCCGTCGCGGGCGGGTGCCACCGTCACCTGGGCGAACGTCAGCCCGCCGTCAACGGAACGAGCGAAGCCGACACCCCCCGTGGACGTCGCGTAGACCACACCGACCCGGTCGGCGAGCCCAGCCGGCCCGGTCCCCTCCTCGACCACCATCGTGCCCGGTGGGCAGACGCAGCCGCTGCGGTCCAACACGCTGGCGGCCAGGCTATGC of the Actinomycetota bacterium genome contains:
- a CDS encoding glycoside hydrolase yields the protein MVAALLAAVSVAADPATTASAGEQGAWFSDPVVVSGQNTAEPGIEVAPDGRLYVNAPAGLLADLPGAASFLWRSDDGGATWVLTPPGLRAAFPGGGDSDVAVDPQGATVYFSDLWVGSSTAAVSDDRGNSWFASPLSGVVIHDRQWLATSGGGVVYLAYNQIPAGVMVSKSVDGGRTFVVHSLAASVLDRSGCVCPPGTMVVEEGTGPAGLADRVGVVYATSTGGVGFARSVDGGLTFAQVTVAPARDGIDTTRAFPVVANAGPGQLVAVWQEVVEGQRTRVQFSGSADWGRSWSDPQVVVDAGTPLFPWVDANGGGKVGVSLYHTDQATLPDAAPDDAVWFERYLESLDGGQTFSPLVTVDPTPVKTGPICTQGAACAQDRELLDFQAVAIDTDGLALLTWARSIDNVADTEIRFARQLTDEATTAAPTLHLHDAVGDAITRPLPWLFRTATWSPTGR